The sequence gggcacCTCCGGGGGCTGGGGCGGGACTTGCTCCCCTGGACAAGCCCAGCCCGTGCTCTCCCGCAGGCTCCGGGTGTGCGGTGATGCTTTTCCTCCCCTGCAGGTTCTACCTGATCGCCGGCGGGATCCCCCTCATCATCTGTGGGGTCACAGCAGCTGTCAACATCCAAAACTACCACGACAACAACCCCTAGTAAGTGTCCTTGCTCGACCCTTCCTCCCACGTGGGTGGCCTCCctctgctggggcaggggaactggtggcactgggaatcTGGAGAAGTTTGGGAAAAGGTCGGTGAATTTTTTCCTGAGAGTTATCCatatactgggaaaaaaatcgtCCAGGCAGCCGGCACAGCTCCACAGAGCCCTGCCATCAGGGCAGGGGTGCGGAGCAGCTCCACGCCGcggcccctcagagcccctctCCTCCCGCACAGCTGCTGGCTGGTGTGGCGGCCCAGCCTGGGCGCTTTCTACGTCCCCGTGGCTTTCATCCTGCTCGTCACctggatttattttctctgcGCCGGGCTCAGCCTCCAGTGCCGCCCCTCGCACCAGAAAGACATCCCGGAGCCGCTGGAGCCGGCGCCGCGGCTGGGCGGCACCAGTGACCTCCTGACGGACTCCGGGTCCATCTCGGTGACGCTGAACTCGGGGCCGCCCTGCCCCGAGGGGGACGGTGTCTACTCTCTGCGGGTGCAGTTCTGGGCGCTGGTGGCCACCCACGCGCTGTACGTGGCCCTGTGGACGTTCGGCGCCACGGCCGTGTCCCAGCGCTGGTACCTGAACATCGTCTTCAGCTGCCTCTACGGCGTCACCGCCGTGGCGCTGGGGCTCTTCATCTTCGTCCACCACTGCCTGCGGCGCCGGGACGTGCTCAGCTCCTGGTTCTCCTGCTGCCCGTCGTACCGGAACGCGCTGCCCATGCAGGCCTACGTGcacccggggctggggccggagGACGGCTCGCAGGTCTTCATCGGCTGCGAGCCAGAGGCCGCTCGCTCcggcgcctcctcctcctcctcgcccaGCAGCGCCGGCTCTGCCGGGGGCCGCTGCAAGCTCACCAACCTGCAGGTAGCCCAGAGCCAGGCGGAATCCCGCCCGGCGCCCTGCCCGCAGCCGGACGCTGCCGACGGGAAGCCCGTCAGGCACACCAGCAACCTCCACGGCCGCAGGAGCCACCGGGGCAGAACTAAGCCGTGCCGGGACGGGAAGCACCACCGCTTGAAAATGCTGCGGGGCCCCTCGGAGCAGCCGTCCAGCGAGAGCGGGAGCCTCCACAACAGCCACTCCGAGAGCTACCCCAGCGGCAGGACCAGCCCGGCCAGCGGCggccgcgcggggccgcggctgccgcAGGACGGGGACGCGGTCCCCAGCCCCTCGGAGGGCAGCGACGGCGGGCGGCGGGTGCCCGACTTCGCCGAGGCTCGCCGGAGGAGCGGCAGCCGGGACAACCTGCGGCCGGGCGGCAGCGCCGAGAGGGAGGCGAAGCGCCGCTCCTACCCCCTCAACGTGGGCAGCCACAACGGCGGCCTCAAGGGCAGCAAGTACGACATCAACCTGGCCAGCGCCGACAGCGTGGCCGGCATGAAGACCGGCCTCTGGAAGAGCGAAACCACCGTGTGAAGGTGGGGAAGGACCGACGGCCGCAGCGTTTTCCTGCGGGAGCCGCGGCCGGAGCTGCTcggggcacggcggggcagcgctgcggcgGTCACCTCTGCACTAGCAGGGATGGGCGGCACGGCCGGGGGCTCCGGTCCCCCCGGGCACAGCACGATCCCGGGCCCACCCATGCCCCCGAGGAGGCTTCGATCTTCCCGCCGCGGTGCCGGCGGCTCCAAGCAGTCCTCGCCCGCCAGCGGCCGGAATTGCAGCCGTGCTTTAATCACTCCTGCATGTCACTTGAGATTGATCCTAAATGCTATTTTATATTCTACAGAGGAAATGTCTATTTTTCAAAGCTATATTATTGaatgtatatatgtatagaCAGAGCCGTAGGTGCCGCGagggccccgctcccgccgctgGGCCGGGGCCCGCTCGTGCCACGACTGCAATATTCCCGCCGAGGGACCGCTCCAAGTGCCCTTCACGTCCAGGCACcgcagcccagcctgggcacgCTGCTTctggagagcagctgctccctctgcagtgttcctggctgtgccagccctgggggcgGCGCGGTGCCAAAGCCATAGTGCAAAGCCAAGCACAAGGTAAGAGGAGCCTCAGCTCCACGGTGAGGTGATTGTCTGCACTGCTTTAATGCCAGACACTAAAATAAGGGCCAGAAAAGGCTCCAGACAATAAAACCACAGCCAGAAAATGCTCCCAGGCCCTCAGAGGCTGAAGCCATGCAATGGGGTGGGCTGGCAGAcatgtgctgctgccaggactGACCCTCTGTGCAAAGCACCAAAGAATCAGGATGTGGGAGaggcccagagcagctctgtgtccTCAATCCAGGCTCCAGGCTCAGAAAATACCTAGGTTTGCTATTAAGAAGGCAGAGACCATTCTCGGGAGCAGGGACCATTCCTGGGAATGCAAGAGAATGATGCCAAGGAATTAGGGACCTTCCTCAGACCGTCAAAGGGCTGGGACCTAGATAAGCACTTATTGTTCTCATTGAAAAacaaatttccccttttccccagcACACAGGTAAaacagccaggctgcagagaggctgcagcacagcagagaaggaAGGTGAGAGCCTGGTGCCTCCCCTGCCCTTTCCAGCCTCCCCTGCCTCAGTTTTCCCCGCCTGCAAATGAGTTAAATAACGTAGCTACCTCCGAGGGGtcgtggggctggcagggccacAAGCCAGGGGAGGAAAAAGCACTTAGTGGGGATTGGTGTCACCTGAGATCCACTCACCCCACGGGGCTGGGGAACCCCTGGGCTTAACCTGCCACTCCCTGCCTGCCTCGGCTTCTCTGCCCAGTTAcatgtttaaatatttcactttcCCTGGTATTTAACACAGCTTAAGCCCttactgcagctcctgcagcctccccagcccagctgatgcCCCGTGGTTCTATTGCTTGCTGCATTGTGACAGTATTAGAGAAAAAGCTTTGTATTCTTAATTACACTTTGTCTGTTTACAAGCGAGTGACATATCAACAGAGCTTCCTGCAATATCCAGGGGGAGGGAAATAATGCCAAAGAAATGCCTTTTAAGGGgtctttttgcatttttatatgaATAGAATGTTTCTAGCAGATATGTTTTGTTTAATATATTAAAGATATACCAATCTGCCAAGATTTACTGTGATTTATCTCAGACTTCACGTTCAAGTACAGGCTGGCCTGCATTATTTTGACCCTTACAAAGAAGTGGCCTGCAGTGTTTTGACCCTCACAAATTCATTCTGATGAAGAATGAGAAGTCCAAGGTGAGGCTGCCATGGAAAACTTGGCACCTGCACTTTTATTTACTTATAACAGAAACATAACATGACCTGAAGAAGTCACTCCACAAAAAGCCCATTTTGGTCCAGCACATTAAGgaggacccagcccagcctcatTCCCAGAGTGactgtccctgcagcacaaCCACCCCGTCCCTGGTGGCCTTCACACTTCTGGTCCCAAAACCGTCCCTCCGGGCCAGGGCCACCTTCAGGGCCAGGCCTTGGCCTTCCTGAAGGCACGGATCTCCTCGGGGCTCCGCAGGTACTGCTCGATCTCGCTGTCCGAGATGGGCTCGTCGCCCGTGAGGGCCACGGCCGGAGCGCTCGCAGCTGCCGGCCGCGGCCTCTTCCTGGGCCgcaggaggcagggagggagcaggggccTCAGGCTGCCCCCAcgctgctgcttccctgctgaggaacagccctgctgctgtgccaccgcaggagagctgggggggccctgccctgggcagccctggcctgGGGAGTCCTTATTCACAGAGTCCTTATCCAGGGAGCCCTGGCTCACAGagtcctgccctgggcagccctggctcacaGAGTCCTTATCCAGGGAGTCCTGGCTCACAGAGTCCTGCCCTGGGGAGTCCTTATTCAGGGAGTCCTTATCTGGGGAGCCTGGGCTCACAGAGTCCTTGCCCGAGCACCTCTGGCTCCCAGAGTCTtggcctgggcagccctggcctgGGGAGTCCTGGCTCAGAGAGTCTTTATCCAGGGAGCCCTGGCTCCCAGAGCCCTGGCCCGGGGCCGtgtcctgctggccctgcccgTCCTGCTGGCTGAAGGCGCGTTTCAGCAGGAAGAGCCGGTGCTGCAGCAGGTCCCCGATGTGCTTCACCACCGTTCTCTTGTCCAAGCAGAAGGCAcgcagccaggagagctgggaggccattcccagcaggatgtCCAGCAGCTCGGCCAGCCGGAGGTGGGCCGGGGGGGGCAGGTCCACCCCTGCCAGGCGGCAGAACCGCGCCAAGGGGCAGCGCaggcgcgggccgggccgcaGCGACTGCCAGGCCAGGAAGGCCGCGGCCGTCACCAGGGGCACGGGGTGCCGGCCGGTCACCAGCCACGTCTCGCTGGCCAGCTCCACGATGGCCAAGGTGcgggccagcagctgctccttgtcCTCCAGGAAGGGCGCGGGGACGCTGGCCGTGGGCTGCACCAGCCGGAAGCTGCGGGGGCGAAGGGGCTGTGCTCAGGGgtgtgggattttttaaatcagagGGGTTTGGGAGTGTTGTAAAAGGCAGGCTTtagagacagcaggatggtgattagagctaagcagtagctataagatttgtcagcagaacaattatacaagaagtagaaagaaaggatAAATAGAgcaatggtctgtgtattaacacttGGGTAGAATAACTCTAAGTTGTAGAAAAGTATCTCTGGTGAGATATTAAGAAGttttaagcttaataatggagctctgtgcattgtatcttaaGGCTTATAAGTAAGTATTGTATTTGAAACCAGGAAGCATTATTTTAACCAAAGGTACGTGTGTTTATGGTGGTTAGGTAAAACTACTGTcattatgtttttgttttgtgtgattggtcaaaaagcttttaaagcaaaTTGTAATATTAAGTTCTTAGTCTGCTGCCtaggatgtgagctgctggcacctTCCCATTGCCATAATCATGTAATGAGATTGATGCTGGGAAATAAACAGCTCGAGATGTGTTCCACAGCAGTCCCGTCCCGTTGGTGATTTGTGCACAGCCCCCAGCCAGCGATAAGGGGGAGCCTCGGGGACAAACacaccctgctcctgccctggctgccacTCCTGGACACCAGGAGCAGTTTTTTATGGGAAGGGTTCTCTGGGGGAAggggtggagtccccatccctggaggtggcactccgtgctctgggctgggtgacaaggtgggcaCCGGGCACGGGCTGGACTCAACAGCTTCAGAGATTCTTTCCAGCCCCAGAGATCCTGGATCCCATGATCCATGGTGCCCCCGAGCCCCCTCTGCCCTCTCCACACTGAGAATCACAGCCCAGGTGTGACATGGAGGGACAAAAGCCAGCCCAGCCTGAGCACACACCTGTgccacagctcagccctgcccacggccacaCCCCAGCCCCTCCATCCAGCCAGGCTAAACAAGGGCCCCAAAGCCCCTCTCACCTGTTCAGGTGCGTTGTCACCAGGTCTGCCAGGCTCAGGGCGGGCACCGAGAGCCCCAGCTCCCGCTGCAGGCTCAGGAAGACGCTGGCAAACAGCTCCTGCCGGGCGTAGAGCAGGGAGCACACGGTGCCCATGGTCAGGGGCCAGCGGTGCTGGCGGCACGCCACGAACACGCAGCagcctcccagcagctccttcttctccaggctgaccaGGTGGAAGGCGGGGAGCTGCAGAGCCCTCTGGAAGTAGGACACGGCCATTTCCTCGAATACAGCCGGCAGCTGCAGCACCTTGCAGAGGTCCTGGACCCTCCGGATCCCTGCGGGGTCACACTCGGAGTGAGGAAGTCCAGCAGACAACACTCACCCAGCCCGAACTAAAGCCCCTCCCAGGCCCTCAGGGCAGGCAGCACCAAGTGCCCTCCCCCGGCTCAGCTCCAGGGGTTTGGGGCACTTTTTCACCACTAGAACCAGGTGAAACAACTGGAGcggcaggcagagaggagggGGGGTCAGGAGCTGCTCTCACCTCGCTGCAGGCAGCggctcagctgctccttctggCCAGTGCTCTGGGAATAGGCGACCTCTGGAAAACAGGGGTGGATCAGTCAGTCCTGAGGGGAATCCAGGCACAGAGACATGGATCTGGGGCCAGCAGATGCCCACAGAACCGGACTGCAACGACCAGAACTGTCTGAGGGCGCTGAGTTAGAGCAGCACAGGTAAAAGCGAGCTCTTGGATCTCCTCTGAGCTGGGAATTCCCTCCAGACAGAGCCAGGCAACGGCCTCGGGGCTGCCCCGCTGCCTTTAAAGCTCTTCTAAGAGATTTCAATGGGATTCTAATAATCTCTTTTGACAATAAGAGATCCTCCAGTTTAAATTCAAAGCTCATCACCGGCTCCAAGCCAGACCCTGTCCGGGAAGTGCTGCGGGTGTGCCCCGGGCTGGAAAACCCCGCTGGTGctgggggatggagggagcGGGAGCGGCCGGCCTGAGCCGCGAGTGCCCGGCACGGCCCCTCCGAACACAGCTCGGGGAGCGCTTCGCTTCTCGCACCGGCTCGGAAAGGCCCAAACGAGCCGCGGACCGTCGGTCCTGCACCCCCACCCCGAGCGCGGACGCTCCCGGGTCCGGTGCCGCACCCCGCAGATGCTCCTCGTCGGTGTAGGTGGTGGTGAGGAGCCCCTCGGACAGGACGCAGCCGCAGGAGGCGCAGACCAGCTGCTGCTGCGCGTAGTGCGCGTCCTCCACCAGCGACGCCGACCCGCACTCGGGGcaccggccccgcgccgccatcgccgccgccgcgctgGGGGAGCGCTGGGGCGGGCGCACCGCCaacagccaatagcggcgcggcCCGCCCCGAGCCCACCAATAGCGGCGCGGCCCGCCCCGAGCCCACCAATAGCGGCGCCGCCCGCGGTCCGTCCCGGCGCCCGCCCGGCCGAGGCGCCGCCGGCGCGCGCTGCGTTCCGGCCGGGACGGCGGCCCCGGGCAGCGCGGGGAGCGGCAGCGGGGGGGCCGCGTCCTCCCGGCGGGGAACGGGAAGCAGCGCGGCGCGGAGCCCCAGGGCCCCCATGGCACCGGGGGGGCCGCGTCCTCCCGGCGGGGAACGGGAAGCAGCGCGGCGCGGAGCCCCAGGGCTCCCATGGCACCGGGGAGGCCGCGTCCTCCCGGCGGGGAACGGGAAGCACCGCGGCGCGGAGCCCCAGGGCCCCCAGGGCCCCCTCCCGTCCGCGGCGCAGCGCGAGGCCGGCGCTGCCGTGAGGGCAGAAACTCCCGGCGCTGCAGCTGCGGACCCGCCCGTCCGTCAGGCTCCCCCACCCCGCGAGGGGTTTGCAGGCAGCACCGGATGGCGCAGGGATGACAGCAGGCCGGAACGCCGGgagcaggatgagcagaggCACGAGGAGGGGATAAAACCCTTCTAAACTCCAGAGCAAAGACACGGTGGCCAGAGCACTGCGTTTGAGGTGTCTTTATTGTAGTGTTCCGTAAAACCAAAAGGTGTCTAAAAACAGCAGCTGGGCTAAAAGCAGGGAGTACAAACAGGGAACATGCATTGGATCCTTCAATAATAAACAATACATTTGGTTCTTAAGGCCCTTGAGGATGTAAAATGCCAGTCCCCTCACACCAAAGGCTTTAACGAGTGTTGACAATATAAACGAGGCTGGAGGGCTGGGCGACGTTTTTGGGGCTGGGCAAGTGGAGAACTGTGAGCCCCCCGTGCCCCAGCCATGGGTCTGCTCAGGGAGAGgtgccacagctgcagcccctgggacagaggagccctggggagctggcacCCATGGCTGGGGCTGCCACGGCACCCACGGGAGCTGGCACCCACGGCTGGGGCTGCCACGGCACCCATGGGAGTGACACCCATGGCTGGGGCTGCCACGGCACCCACGGGAGCTGGCACCCACGGCTGGGGCTGCCACGGCACCCATGGGAGTGACACCCACGGCTGGGGCTGCCATGACACCCATGGCTGGGGCTGCCGCTGTCCCAAGCATTAAGGCTTCGTCTCTGCTAAGAGCATaacattatttcttttatgaacaataatattatttattgcTTTGGTTCTGTGCAGGTCACTCTTCCCAGCGGagaaaaaatctaaaatacaaGTTTATCAGTGAGGTACAGGATCCTCTGTCCAGAGATCCACAGAGGCACGAGGAGGAAACAAATCAATCCTTCATCTTCCTCGCTCGAGAAGgcacaggaggcagcagcagctccagcaaggCCAGGCACAGCACTCAGAATGAAACCACCACCAAGGCTGCCTTCACTCAGAGCAGAGGGCACAGCAGAAAGCAGAGAACGCCCTCACTGTTCAAATAACACTAAAATGAGACAAAAGTACCTGAAGTCTTGCAAGACTCAGCTCCTAAGGCTTGTTTGAGGTCAGGCTGCCCATGAGGGACAGCTCTGCCAGTAAAGCTCCAGACTTTGGTAGCAGGGATAACCAGGATAAAAATGCCATTACAgaatttctttgatttttctaaTAAATGTTTACATCTCTGTGCAAATCTATCAAACTGCTCCTCACTACATAATACAGCATTTGAGATCTGCAGTGGTGTGTGACATTGTAAGCAGACTGCTCACAGGGTGAGAgtccttccagctgctccagtCCCTCAATAAAGTGCTTTCCTGTAGAGAAATGGAGTTAGAAACTCACCCCTGAGCCAGGAGTGACCCAATAACCCAACAACTTCCAAAGGCAGGAGTGTTTATTTCCATAGAATTCGGGCTGGAAAGCTTGAAGCTTTGCTCCTCATGAAGCTTTGGTCCTTTGCAGGGCTCTGTTGGTTTTCCAGTTTCCCTCTAAGCCTTTCATGGACTCTTCCTGCCCTGGCAAATCCCAGGGGTCCCAAAAGGCATCTGCTGTTTTGGTCTCTGCCAAGAGCTCAGCAAACAAAGCTCTGTTCAGTCTGCAGCAGgggaagctgtgctggctgctcccccagcctgactgaggggatggggagaacTCCCCTGagcccaccaggacccccagagctctgggctgtgcagcacccccagcctgactgaggggatggggagaacTCCCCTGagcccaccaggacccccagagctctgggctgtgcagcacccccagccccctcagccACTCAAGACTCTcctccccagggagcagcaaggagccagagcaggggggagccccagccctgcctgcactgACAGCAGGAGCACTGCAAGGCTCCTCACCTTGGGAGGGCCCTCAAGGTGAGCCCCAGCTCCAAACCCCAAGGAATTTCTGTTCCCTCCGTGCAGTGTGAAAGGGAAATGGTCACAGAGCTCCCACGGGGCACAAagtgggagagcagagcacagggcagtCTCTGCCCGCTCTGAACAGCCTCCAGAGCAGAAATTTAAGACACTAAGAGCAAAACTTCTGATTTAAAATGTACCTCAGGCCTAAATCCATTGGTGCCATTCCTGTGGTAGAAACGTACCGTGGACCTCAATGTCTCCTACTCCAAAAAACCTGTCAACTTTCCCTTGAAGGACTCTTGGGAATGTCCACTCGATGAGATGAACTGAGATTTGGTCAGCTTATGGTCAACTTTCATTCCTTTCAAATTACAGCCCAGGTCCGAAGCTGGGCCATCTTTGGACTTATCCAGTGTagttaattattattttaaaaacaatcaaATCCTCAAGCTCTACTGTACAAGGATTCATATTGCACTACAACTTCagatgtggaaaaaaaagtaactgaTCTCTAAAAGCTgctacaaaacaaaaccatttaaaaaaatcatcctaAAGGATCATCAGCGCCTTGCTGGGAagcaaaacacaacaaaaaccctcctccttcccatcACAACCAGTCTTTGGATTAATGCCTGACCTCCCCAAAtaatgggaaggaaaaaaaaaataaatatggtaAGGTGACTGCATGACAACACCTGATGGAACTATTAATCAATCAAGGGTTGCT is a genomic window of Lonchura striata isolate bLonStr1 chromosome 32, bLonStr1.mat, whole genome shotgun sequence containing:
- the BRF2 gene encoding transcription factor IIIB 50 kDa subunit, producing the protein MAARGRCPECGSASLVEDAHYAQQQLVCASCGCVLSEGLLTTTYTDEEHLREVAYSQSTGQKEQLSRCLQRGIRRVQDLCKVLQLPAVFEEMAVSYFQRALQLPAFHLVSLEKKELLGGCCVFVACRQHRWPLTMGTVCSLLYARQELFASVFLSLQRELGLSVPALSLADLVTTHLNSFRLVQPTASVPAPFLEDKEQLLARTLAIVELASETWLVTGRHPVPLVTAAAFLAWQSLRPGPRLRCPLARFCRLAGVDLPPPAHLRLAELLDILLGMASQLSWLRAFCLDKRTVVKHIGDLLQHRLFLLKRAFSQQDGQGQQDTAPGQGSGSQGSLDKDSLSQDSPGQGCPGQDSGSQRCSGKDSVSPGSPDKDSLNKDSPGQDSVSQDSLDKDSVSQGCPGQDSVSQGSLDKDSVNKDSPGQGCPGQGPPSSPAVAQQQGCSSAGKQQRGGSLRPLLPPCLLRPRKRPRPAAASAPAVALTGDEPISDSEIEQYLRSPEEIRAFRKAKAWP